One part of the Eptesicus fuscus isolate TK198812 chromosome 2, DD_ASM_mEF_20220401, whole genome shotgun sequence genome encodes these proteins:
- the LOC129150591 gene encoding disintegrin and metalloproteinase domain-containing protein 21-like, which translates to MPHYLKMGNLTCRMACMHRSHPCLQLARRHYQGLLSLWEDTLEGPVTLRTPLLLLGLWLVLAPAQCSQGRPSWRYISSEVVIPRKELHHGKAVLAAGWLSYSLRFGGQRHVLHMRRKRLFWPGQLVVMTQDDQGALQVDYPYFPLDCYYLGYLEDVPLSMVTVDTCYGGLEGIMKVDDLAYEIKPLKDSQRFEHIVSQIVADTNAIGPMSTLGHKAERHPLFSDPNPSAASRLSSKLYPSHSTTMKGCLMSAHSTYTLYNNVSRCAQFLVRLGSLIDAMLRGIEMRYYISLIVIYNKGEPADMNNYYVPEGPFAQNYAANIYNVFQPDSGLIVKRDGPHELNFKPPIYGLCSSEGLIFLGHLSRHYLLLSIIASHQLGALFGLYLDKKDCVCQRRTTCIMNRYPVLTDSFSNCSFAHTQNILYNFGDCLFEHEIVYSNRSLTPTRCGNSVVEDKEQCDCGTFKQCYTNPCCDSDCRFTPGSICNGETCCTNCTYTPAGTLCRPIQNICDLPEYCKGKDTRCPSDFYLQDGTPCTEDGYCYHGNCTDRSMHCKEIFGEGALNAPDVCYRINKKGNRFGHCKLKLDYKITPCADADVKCGRLQCVNVTHLPRLQEHVGFHHSLLGGFLCFGVGAHRGTSTTDVGIVRPGTPCGRGKFCLKRYCNATLAAINYNCPPSKCNYRGVCNNKRNCHCHVGWDPPRCINTGAGGSVDSGPPPRRTRTVRESGMSVVYLRIVFGRLLALIAALLFGVATNVRTVQTTTVTEVNVRRK; encoded by the coding sequence AGGGTCCGGTCACCCTCAGGACGCCCCTCTTGCTGCTTGGGCTCTGGTTGGTGCTGGCTCCCGCCCAGTGTTCTCAAGGTCGTCCCTCCTGGCGCTACATCTCCTCGGAGGTGGTGATTCCCAGGAAGGAGCTGCACCATGGCAAAGCCGTGCTGGCAGCAGGCTGGCTCTCCTACAGCCTGAGGTTCGGGGGCCAGAGACACGTCCTCCACATGCGGCGAAAGAGACTCTTTTGGCCTGGACAGCTGGTGGTGATGACGCAGGATGACCAGGGGGCCTTGCAGGTGGACTACCCCTATTTCCCTCTCGACTGTTACTACCTGGGCTACCTGGAGGACGTCCCTCTCTCCATGGTCACCGTGGACACGTGCTATGGGGGCCTGGAAGGCATCATGAAGGTGGATGACCTGGCCTATGAAATCAAACCCCTCAAGGATTCCCAGAGGTTTGAGCACATCGTTTCTCAGATCGTAGCCGACACTAACGCCATAGGACCCATGTCCACGCTGGGACACAAGGCTGAGAGGCACCCGCTGTTCTCTGACCCGAACCCCAGTGCAGCCTCCAGGCTCAGCAGTAAGCTCTATCCATCCCACAGTACAACTATGAAAGGCTGTCTCATGAGTGCCCATTCCACTTATACTCTGTACAACAATGTGTCACGGTGTGCCCAATTCCTGGTACGTCTAGGTAGTTTAATAGACGCCATGTTGCGAGGTATCGAAATGAGGTACTACATCAGCCTCATTGTCATTTATAATAAGGGAGAGCCAGCAGATATGAACAACTATTATGTGCCAGAGGGTCCATTTGCTCAGAATTATGCTGCCAATATTTACAATGTATTTCAGCCAGATTCAGGCTTAATCGTGAAAAGAGATGGGCCCCATGAACTTAATTTCAAACCACCTATCTACGGACTATGCTCAAGCGAAGGTCTCATCTTTCTGGGCCACCTATCCAGACATTATCTATTGTTATCAATTATAGCCTCCCACCAACTAGGGGCTCTTTTCGGTCTGTATTTAGATAAGAAGGATTGTGTTTGCCAGAGAAGGACCACCTGCATTATGAACAGGTACCCTGTGTTGACAGATTCATTCAGTAACTGTTcctttgcacacacacaaaacatattGTATAATTTTGGAGACTGCCTTTTTGAACATGAAATAGTGTATTCAAACAGAAGCCTGACACCCACTCGATGTGGAAACTCTGTGGTGGAAGACAAAGAGCAGTGTGACTGTGGGACCTTCAAGCAGTGTTACACCAACCCATGCTGCGACAGTGACTGCCGCTTTACACCTGGGAGCATTTGTAACGGGGAAACCTGCTGCACCAACTGCACCTACACGCCCGCGGGGACGCTCTGCAGACCAATCCAGAACATCTGTGACCTTCCCGAGTACTGCAAGGGGAAGGACACGCGGTGCCCCAGTGATTTTTATCTGCAAGATGGAACCCCGTGCACCGAGGACGGCTACTGCTACCATGGCAATTGTACGGACCGCAGTATGCACTGCAAGGAGATCTTTGGGGAAGGGGCGCTGAACGCTCCCGACGTCTGCTATCGCATAAATAAAAAGGGCAACCGATTTGGACACTGTAAACTTAAACTTGACTACAAAATAACACCTTGTGCTGATGCTGACGTGAAGTGTGGACGCCTACAGTGTGTCAACGTCACTCATCTGCCTCGGTTGCAGGAACATGTGGGGTTCCATCACTCCTTATTAGGGGGGTTCTTGTGTTTTGGGGTGGGTGCACACCGAGGGACAAGCACAACTGATGTTGGTATTGTGAGACCTGGTACCCCCTGTGGGCGTGGAAAGTTCTGTCTCAAGAGATATTGCAATGCTACTCTGGCGGCCATAAACTACAACTGTCCCCCTTCGAAATGCAACTACAGGGGCGTGTGCAACAATAAAAGGAACTGCCATTGCCATGTAGGCTGGGACCCTCCCCGGTGCATAAACACTGGAGCCGGAGGGAGTGTGGACAGCGGACCCCCTCCAAGAAGAACGCGGACAGTGAGGGAAAGTGGTATGTCAGTGGTGTATTTGAGAATCGTTTTTGGTCGCTTGCTTGCCCTCATAGCTGCACTCCTCTTCGGTGTAGCCACGAATGTGAGAACTGTCCAGACCACTACGGTCACTGAAGTGAACGTTCGTAGGAAGTAA